In the Aquimarina spinulae genome, ATTACAACCAAAAATCCTAAACGTTTTAAAAAATATCATAATAATTTCAAGATTGTAAGGCAAAAAATGATTGAAGTTGAAGAACGAGATCATGTTCGCAACTTTCAACCACCTGTTACAGGGGAAGAGATTATGGAAACCTTTAATATCAAGCCCTCTCGTGAAATAGGAATCATTAAAGAAGCCATTAAAGAAGCAATTCTTGAAGGAGAGATTCCTAATGAACATGAAGCGGCTTATGAATATATGGTAAAGAAAGGTGAAGAATTAGGGTTGATTACAGAAAGTAATGAAAATTCAAAATAAGTATCGTTACACTTTCTTACTATTCAACTTTATAACTCTCAAGTTTTGTCACTTTGAAACTTTGAATAAAAAATGAAAAAAGACAATAAAAAGGTAATATATTGGTTGCTCACAGGTTGCTTATTGATTTTTATTATGGTTATTGTTGGTGGAATTACCAGACTTACTCATTCTGGGCTATCGATCTCTAATTATAAATTAATTTCTGGTACTATTCCTCCTATGAGTGAAACAGAATGGAATGCTGCATTTGATCTATACAAACAATACCCCGAATATCAAAAGATAAACCATCAATTTACTCTCGAAGATTTTAAAGATATTTATTTTTGGGAATGGTTACATCGTGTCATCGGAAGATTTATCGGTATTGTATTTATAGTACCTTTCGTATATTTTTTAATTAGAAAACAACTTACCACACCCACAATAAAAAAATCTATAATACTTATGTTACTCGGAGGTTTTCAGGGTTTCCTTGGTTGGTTTATGGTAAAAAGTGGGTTAATCGACAGACCCGATGTAAGTCATTATCGACTTGCAATGCACCTCACTGCAGCATTTATAACCTTTGCGTATACATTTTGGGTAGCTCTAGATCTTATATATCCAGACAAAAAACAAATTGACACTAAATTTAGAAATCTGATTCGATGGGCCTTATCGATACTTATACTTCAGATTATCTATGGTGCTTTTGTCGCTGGCTTAGATGCTGGTCTATTACATAACCACTGGCCGTTAATGAATGACGGAGCTTTAATTCATGAATCCGTTTATATAGAACAATCTCCTTTAATCAAGAATTTTGTAGAAGGAAAGAGTGGAGTTCAGTTCATACACCGTTATCTGGCTTATATAGTTGTAGGGCTTATTGCCTTTATCTGGTATAGAAGTAAAAGAATTAAAAAAAATAATACTCAATCTAATTCATTAAATACATTAGTAATTATCGTATGTATCCAGTTTTTGCTAGGAATATTTACATTAATTTTTAGAGTGCCCATAGTATTAGGGGTATTACATCAAATTGTTGCTTTTTTCTTATTAGGGGCAATGACTTTTTCATTACATCGTTTTAGTAAATAACAATGCATTTATAGTATCTTTGCATTTCCAAATTAATTAATTTAATAATGATATACCGTTTCAGAATTATCCTGGATACAGAAGAAGATGTATTTAGAGATATTGAAATAGAACAAGATGCTACTTTAGAGCAGTTTCATAATGTAATAACCCAATCTTTTGGTTTTGACGGAACAGAAATGGCTTCTTTTTACATTAGTGATGATCAATGGAATCAAGGAGAAGAAATATCATTATTTGATATGAGTGATGGTAATCAGCCTGTTAGATTAATGAATGAAACTACTCTTATTGATGTGGCTCATGAGGCTTCTCCCAAGTTAATCTATATCTATGACTTCTTAAACATGTGGACGTTTTTGGTAGAACTTGCTGAAATTGCTGAATATGAAAACGGAAGAGAATATCCAAATGTAATGTATATTCATGGTCAAATACCTGATCAGGCACCTGATAAAGAGTTTAAAGCAGAAGAATTAGACGACTTTAATGAAGAAGGTGAAAATAAAGATTTTATGGATCTTGATGAATATGAAGATTTGGGATTTGATGAGAATTGGAATTAATTTAGATAACAAAGTTTCATAGAAGCAAAGCCACAAAGTATATATGAGTACCTTCAGAAATTTAAAAATATGGCAAAAAGCTATAACCCTTGTTACTAAGATATACCAGGAAACTAAAGGTTTTCCTCAGGAAGAAATTTACGGTCTTACATCTCAAATAAAAAGAGCCTCAATTTCTATTCCTAGTAATATTGCCGAAGGCTATGGAAGAGAAGGAAAAAATGATTACTTAAAATTTCTTAATATTGCTATGAGTTCACTTTTTGAGCTACAAACGCAATTAGAAATTGGAAAAAACTTGAATTTTATATCTGAAAACAACTTCATTGCTATTTATGAAGACACTAGGGAATTAGAACGGATGCTTTCAAGCTTTATTAAAACCATTAAAACCTCAAAACAAACTACAAACTCTGCTACTCAGTAGCTTTGAAACTTATAAAAAATGATCAACTTATATAGCACTCAAATCGAATCATTATCGGTTCATCAGGTTGGAAACAAGAATAAAAATGAAAATTTATTCTTGTCAGAATCACCATATGCCCTTAATGATGAATTAACGGCACTTCTAAAAGAGTATTTTTTTAAACCTTTTAGAGAAAAGGAAGAAAATTATTTTCAATTTGCCAATGAGGTAGATATAGAATTTAATCCTCTGTTTAAGATCGTAACCGAAATTTTTGAACATCCTTCTTCAGTTCATGAAAAATCTAAACGAATCGCTTCATTATTGTTTGAACAATCACAACATCCACATATTAAAAGTGGTGAGGTATATGTTACATATTTAGATAACGTAACTATAGATAATGAAAAAGTTGATGCTATTGGTATTTTTAAATCAGAATTAAAACATGATTTCCTTCAGTTTGAAGAAAAAGAAACTGATATCGAATTATTAATTCAACAAGGTGTAAACCTGAATAAACTCGATAAAGGCTGCTTAATTTTTAATCACAAAAAAGAAGAAGGTTATAAGATTCTTTCTGTAGATTCTAATCGATACGATACGAAATACTGGTTAGAACATTTCTTAGGTGTAGAAGCTTTTGCTGATGAGAATTTTTACACTAAAAAATACATGAAATTCTGCCAGGATTTTGCAAAAGATGTAGTGCTTCCTGCCGAAGATAAAAAAGAAGAAGTGATGTTTATGAATCGTGCTGTAAACCACTTTGCCAAAAATGATGAATTTGAAGAGTCTGCATTTTTAAATGATGTAATTGATAATCCTGATTTGATTCCAGAATTTAAGCATTACAAAGTAGAAAAAGCACCAAAATATCAGATCGAGGACCTTACCACCTTTCCTATCGCCAATAATGCAGTAACTGCTGCTCGCAAAAAAATGAAAAATGTCATCAATCTAGACACTAATGTGCAGATAAAGATGGATTTCATCAACCCAGAGTCTGCAGAAAAATTTGTAGAAAAAGGATGGGACGAAGAAAAACAAATGTATTACTACTTAGTATATTTCAATAAAGAACAAAAGACCTAAGAAAGCAAAAAGCTAATAACTATCTATTATGGATTTTATTCTGGTCGGTATTATAGCTTTATTAGGATCAGGATTAACATTTTTTTCTGGTTTTGGGTTAGGTACATTATTGATGCCAGTATTTGCGATATTCTTTCCTATAGATATTGCAATCGCTCTTACGGCAATAGTGCACCTGCTTAACAACCTATTCAAACTAACTCTTGTTGGTAAAAAAGCTAATTTGCAAACCGTAATGCGTTTTGGGTTACCTGCTATTGTATTTGCCTTTTTTGGTGCATATACATTAGGAAAACTCACCTATATGGATCCCTTATTTAGCTACACTATTTCTAATACCCTATATGAAATCACAGCAGTAAAAATATCTATTGCTATAGTATTAATCTTTTTCTCTCTATTTGATCTTATTCCAAAGTTGAAACGATTAGAATTTGATATCAAATATTTACCTTGGGGTGGCGTATTAAGTGGTTTTTTTGGAGGATTATCAGGCCATCAAGGAGCATTACGAACAGCTTTTTTAATTCGGGCAAAACT is a window encoding:
- a CDS encoding COX15/CtaA family protein, producing the protein MKKDNKKVIYWLLTGCLLIFIMVIVGGITRLTHSGLSISNYKLISGTIPPMSETEWNAAFDLYKQYPEYQKINHQFTLEDFKDIYFWEWLHRVIGRFIGIVFIVPFVYFLIRKQLTTPTIKKSIILMLLGGFQGFLGWFMVKSGLIDRPDVSHYRLAMHLTAAFITFAYTFWVALDLIYPDKKQIDTKFRNLIRWALSILILQIIYGAFVAGLDAGLLHNHWPLMNDGALIHESVYIEQSPLIKNFVEGKSGVQFIHRYLAYIVVGLIAFIWYRSKRIKKNNTQSNSLNTLVIIVCIQFLLGIFTLIFRVPIVLGVLHQIVAFFLLGAMTFSLHRFSK
- a CDS encoding IS1096 element passenger TnpR family protein; its protein translation is MIYRFRIILDTEEDVFRDIEIEQDATLEQFHNVITQSFGFDGTEMASFYISDDQWNQGEEISLFDMSDGNQPVRLMNETTLIDVAHEASPKLIYIYDFLNMWTFLVELAEIAEYENGREYPNVMYIHGQIPDQAPDKEFKAEELDDFNEEGENKDFMDLDEYEDLGFDENWN
- a CDS encoding four helix bundle protein, translated to MSTFRNLKIWQKAITLVTKIYQETKGFPQEEIYGLTSQIKRASISIPSNIAEGYGREGKNDYLKFLNIAMSSLFELQTQLEIGKNLNFISENNFIAIYEDTRELERMLSSFIKTIKTSKQTTNSATQ
- a CDS encoding nucleoid-associated protein, which codes for MINLYSTQIESLSVHQVGNKNKNENLFLSESPYALNDELTALLKEYFFKPFREKEENYFQFANEVDIEFNPLFKIVTEIFEHPSSVHEKSKRIASLLFEQSQHPHIKSGEVYVTYLDNVTIDNEKVDAIGIFKSELKHDFLQFEEKETDIELLIQQGVNLNKLDKGCLIFNHKKEEGYKILSVDSNRYDTKYWLEHFLGVEAFADENFYTKKYMKFCQDFAKDVVLPAEDKKEEVMFMNRAVNHFAKNDEFEESAFLNDVIDNPDLIPEFKHYKVEKAPKYQIEDLTTFPIANNAVTAARKKMKNVINLDTNVQIKMDFINPESAEKFVEKGWDEEKQMYYYLVYFNKEQKT
- a CDS encoding sulfite exporter TauE/SafE family protein — translated: MDFILVGIIALLGSGLTFFSGFGLGTLLMPVFAIFFPIDIAIALTAIVHLLNNLFKLTLVGKKANLQTVMRFGLPAIVFAFFGAYTLGKLTYMDPLFSYTISNTLYEITAVKISIAIVLIFFSLFDLIPKLKRLEFDIKYLPWGGVLSGFFGGLSGHQGALRTAFLIRAKLSKEAFIATGVVIACFIDISRLTIYAKDLMQLGDQLNYPILIVATSMAFIGAYIGNKFLKKITIHTIQIVVGVLLIVFALLLGIGIL